The Ketobacter alkanivorans genome includes the window CAGACGGAAGCCCGACGCTGACAATCCACGCTTGGTATGCCGAGTAGAAATACTCAACAGCAAAGAAGCGATTCGCTCTTCAGCGCTCTTTTTGCTGAGCAGCATGATCAATTGCTGGTCAGCCTGAATTTCCCTGCTCATCAACTGGAAAAAGTGGCGCTGCAAAGTTGGAATCTGGGCGGATAACACTTCGAGCTTTTCGAAAGGAATCTCACATACTGCGGCCGTTTCAAGAGCTTTGGCAGAGTTGGAATGGATGTTAGTACTGATACCATCGATACCCAGCACCTCTCCGGGCAAATAGAAACCCGTAACCTGCTCTTCCCCATCTTCGGTGACAGAATAAGTTTTAATCGTGCCACTGCGTACCGCGTAAATGGACGCAAACGGATCGCTGGCGCGGAACAAATGCTCACCTTTTTTAAGAGGCTTGCTGCGCTTGATGATGTTATCCAGCTCTTCGAGCTGATTGTCATTCACTGCCACAGGAAGACAGATCGGATTAAGGCTACAGTCCGTACAGGACACGTTAATATTTCGGGTGGGAACCCGGCTCTTGCAATCATGTTCTGAGGACATAGGCTTTTCCGTGCTGACCTGCCGAGAGGTGTAAATCTCATTTATCTAATATGCGGCGATGTTAACACGGTTAAGCGGACTATAGAACTCTTGAGAAACGACGCCCCGATTTCATATGTTGAGGAAGATACGTATCAAAAATCATGCAGATCTTGCGCACAACCAAGCGCCCCTTTGGGGTGACGTGATAGTTATTCCCGCTGCGGGCCAGTAAGCCCTCCTCGACATACAAATTCAATTGATTGATTTCACTCGAAAAATGCGATGAAAAGTTGATATTGAACTGTTCCTCAATCTGCGTGGGAACAAGCCAGTTCTGACATAACAGAGACATAATGACTGCACGGCGGATTTCATCATCGGTGCTGAGCACGACCCCGGCAGTAACCGGCACAACCTCGTCATCCATACACGCCTGATATTCCGTTATAGATTTGGTGTTCTGGCAGTAAACGTTATTGATCAGGCTTATGGACGACACACCCAACCCCACCAGATCTGCATCTTTGTAGGTGGTATAGCCCTGAAAATTACGATGCAGCGTGCCATTGGCCTGAGCTTGCGCTAGCTCATCACTGGGCTTCGCAAAGTGATCCATACCGATATACACGTACCCAGCCGCAGATAACTGATTCGATGCCGCACACAAAATCTGCAGCTTCTCCTCGGCAGGAGGCAGAGCCTCTTCTGGCAGCAACCCTTGCGACTTGAAACGCTCCGGCAAGTGCGCGTAATTGAAAAGCGATATTCGATCAGGTGACAGGTGCACAACTTTATCGATGGTTTCCCGAACCGATTCAACCGTCTGATATGGCAGGCCGTAAATGAGATCAAAATTCACCGACCGATACTGATAATTTCGAGCAGCCAGCATCAACTCTTCTATTTGCTCATAGGATTGCACCCGGTTGATGGCCTCCTGAACTTTTTCATTAAAATCCTGAATACCCAGACTGATCCGATTGAACCCTAAGCCTTTCAATAACCCCAATTTGTCGGCATCAATGGTACGAGGGTCAATTTCTATTGAGTACTCACCCCTCTCTGAATCGACCAAATGAAAATGACGCCCTATCTCAAACCATAACTCAGTCAGTTCTGCATCATTAAAATAAGTGGGCGTACCACCGCCCCAATGCATCTGATACACAGGCCGCCCTTGCTCAAAGTTCCGTGATTTAATACGGATTTCTTTAATCAACGCATCCAGATAACGGCGCTTCTTCTCTTCATTTTGCGTGATTACTTTATTACAGGCGCAGTAATAGCAAAGGGAAGCACAGAAAGGTAAATGAATATAAAGAGACAACGGCATACGTGAGGCGTTACTGCGACCCACCGCGCTCAGATAATCCTGTTCGGTGAACTCTTCGTGAAATTGCAGAGCCGTCGGATAGGAAGTATAGCGAGGACCAGCGACGTCATGCTGCCTGATAAACTCACTGTCCCACAGCGAGTCAGCGTCGGACTGTTGTTTGACCAAATGCATATATAGTTCCCATCACCAATACGAAACCAAATTCTTTTGTTGTATTGGGTGAATTATCCATTTAAAGCAAAACAGAGCCTTGACCCACGTCAAACATGCCCTTGTCGGCACGATCTGGACGTGCAACTTACTGATAAAACATAAAAAAACCGACAGAAAAGCATCTGTCGGTTTTGTATAAAGCCTTGCAGGAAGTCTTTATGAGCAAAAATCAGGCTTCTTCCAGAGCCTCGGCTTCCTTAACCGGTGGCTTAACGCTCAACATCTGGTTACGGATCTCCTGTTCGATTGTGTTAGCCACATCGAGGTTATCCTCCAGAAACTTGGACGCATTGGCTTTACCCTGACCAATTTTGTTGCCCTGATACGCATACCAGGCACCAGATTTATCCACCAAGCCACAGGCTACCCCCAGATCCAGCACCTCTCCCATGTGGTAGATGCCAGAGCCATAGAGGATCTGGAACTCGGCCTGCTTAAACGGTGGGGCCACCTTATTTTTCACAACTTTGACTCGGGTTTCGTTACCCACCACTTCTTCACCTTGTTTCACTGCACCGGTGCGACGAATATCCAAGCGCACAGAGGCATAAAACTTAAGCGCGTTACCGCCGGTGGTGGTTTCCGGGTTGCCGAACATAACACCGATTTTCATACGAATCTGGTTGATAAAAATGACCAGACAATTGGCCTGTTTGACGCTACCGGTGATTTTACGCAGAGCCTGAGACATCAAGCGAGCCTGCAGCCCCACATGACTATCGCCCATTTCACCTTCGATTTCAGCTCTGGGCACCAGCGCGGCAACAGAGTCCACAACAATGACATCAACCGCGTTGGAGCGCACCAGCATGTCGGTAATTTCCAACGCCTGCTCACCAGTATCAGGCTGGGACACCAACAGATCATCAACATTAACACCTAGCTTTTGGGCATAGGTTGGATCCAACGCATGCTCTGCATCCACAAAAGCGCAGGTTAAGCCCTGCTTTTGTGCCTGCGCCACTGCACTGAGGGTTAAAGTGGTTTTACCGGAAGATTCTGGCCCGAAGATTTCAACAATACGGCCTTTAGGCAAGCCACCAATACCCAGCGCAATATCCAAGCCGAGGGAACCGGTTGAGATGGCAGGAATAGCTTGCAACTCCTGATCACCCATACGCATTACAGCACCTTTACCGAACTGACGCTCGATTTGAGAAAGTGCAGCACCTAGCGCCTTTTTCTTGTTGTTGTCCATCAATCTTTCCTCACATTGTTAATTCGCAGTGTTATATCGATCACCCAATCAATTACTGTATATTTAAACAGTATTATTCTGTTTCATCAAGTGATTCAGGCAATTCTTTTTCTGAGCCCTGTGGCTGCGCCTGTTCGGACAACCACGAACGAATGCGTACCAGCAGCCCCTGTAACGCCAAAGTGACCGCCGCAGCCCTCACATCCCGGCGCGCCCCTGGCAACAGGGTTAACGATGAATCCACCGAGCCAGCAATATTCCAGGCCAGCCATACCGTACCGACAGGCTTCTCATCGGTGCCGCCATCGGGACCAGCGATGCCACTGATAGCAACCGAAAAATCAGCACCGGACTTTTTTACTGCACCCAGCGCCATCTCCTCCACCACCTCACGGCTCACCGCACCATATTTATTGAGGGTGCGAATTTTTACTCCCAGCATTTCACGCTTGGCTTCATTGCTGTAAGTAACGTAACTGCGATCGAACCAGGCAGAACTACCCGCCACCTGAGTGATTGACTGAGATACCCAGCCACCAGTGCAGGACTCCGCAGTGACGATTTTTTTTCGTTTATCTGCCAACAGAGTGCCGAGCTGCGTAGACAAGGCCTCTATTAACATTATTTGATCGTTGTACAACAACATAGACAGTTCTAGGTTAATAAAAGTGCATTGAATTCTACTGGTTTAACCTGTCGGGGACTACGACGAATCCCCTATTTCTGGTAGTTCATTATCCTGACAGCAGGTCAGCAAATTACCGGTCAGGTTCTTTTAAACCCTGCCAGACAGGTTACAATGGCCTCTTTTGATTCTTAAACCTCCAGACCAAAAGAACACACCATGTCCGCTACTGAAGCTCAAGCCCAACACACCCCTATGATGCAGCAATACCTGCGCATCAAGGCGGAACACCCCCATGAACTGGTGTTTTATCGTATGGGGGATTTCTACGAGCTGTTTTTTGAAGATGCGCAGAAAGCCGCCGAGCTTCTGGACATTACCCTGACCCAGCGGGGCCAGTCTGCGGGCAAACCGATTCCCATGGCAGGTGTGCCTTACCATGCGGCGGAAAACTATCTGGCGCGGTTGGTAAAAATGGGTGAATCCGTGGCAGTCGCAGAACAGATCGGTGATCCGGCCACCAGCAAAGGGCCTGTAGACCGCCAGGTTGTGAGGATTGTCACGCCGGGCACAGTCAGCGATGAAGCCCTTCTGGATGAAAAATACGACAACCTGTTGTGTGCAATAAGCCAGCATATGGATCGCTTCGGTATCGCTCATCTGGACATCAGCAGCGGCCGCTTCTTTGTATCTGAAGTCGATGGCGAGGCCGCTTTGCAGGCGGAGCTGGCGAGGCTCGACCCTGCCGAATTACTGGTCACCGAAGAATCCCATGTTCACAGCCTGATGAAAGAGCGCAAGGGCGTGCGTTCGCGCCCAGCCTGGGACTTCGATCAGGAATCCGCCCAACGGGCACTGGTGCAACAGTTTCAAACTCAGGATCTGGCGGGCTTCGGCTGCGAACACATGACCGTAGCCGTGGCGGCAGCTGGCTGTTTGCTGCAATACGCAAAGGAAACCCAGCGCGCTG containing:
- the fnr gene encoding fumarate/nitrate reduction transcriptional regulator Fnr encodes the protein MSSEHDCKSRVPTRNINVSCTDCSLNPICLPVAVNDNQLEELDNIIKRSKPLKKGEHLFRASDPFASIYAVRSGTIKTYSVTEDGEEQVTGFYLPGEVLGIDGISTNIHSNSAKALETAAVCEIPFEKLEVLSAQIPTLQRHFFQLMSREIQADQQLIMLLSKKSAEERIASLLLSISTRHTKRGLSASGFRLPMSRNDIGNFLGLAVETVSRVFTRLQKQGIIHVDGKEVEVLDMQGLCHMSNGSESSAKTA
- the hemN gene encoding oxygen-independent coproporphyrinogen III oxidase, whose protein sequence is MHLVKQQSDADSLWDSEFIRQHDVAGPRYTSYPTALQFHEEFTEQDYLSAVGRSNASRMPLSLYIHLPFCASLCYYCACNKVITQNEEKKRRYLDALIKEIRIKSRNFEQGRPVYQMHWGGGTPTYFNDAELTELWFEIGRHFHLVDSERGEYSIEIDPRTIDADKLGLLKGLGFNRISLGIQDFNEKVQEAINRVQSYEQIEELMLAARNYQYRSVNFDLIYGLPYQTVESVRETIDKVVHLSPDRISLFNYAHLPERFKSQGLLPEEALPPAEEKLQILCAASNQLSAAGYVYIGMDHFAKPSDELAQAQANGTLHRNFQGYTTYKDADLVGLGVSSISLINNVYCQNTKSITEYQACMDDEVVPVTAGVVLSTDDEIRRAVIMSLLCQNWLVPTQIEEQFNINFSSHFSSEINQLNLYVEEGLLARSGNNYHVTPKGRLVVRKICMIFDTYLPQHMKSGRRFSRVL
- the recA gene encoding recombinase RecA; translated protein: MDNNKKKALGAALSQIERQFGKGAVMRMGDQELQAIPAISTGSLGLDIALGIGGLPKGRIVEIFGPESSGKTTLTLSAVAQAQKQGLTCAFVDAEHALDPTYAQKLGVNVDDLLVSQPDTGEQALEITDMLVRSNAVDVIVVDSVAALVPRAEIEGEMGDSHVGLQARLMSQALRKITGSVKQANCLVIFINQIRMKIGVMFGNPETTTGGNALKFYASVRLDIRRTGAVKQGEEVVGNETRVKVVKNKVAPPFKQAEFQILYGSGIYHMGEVLDLGVACGLVDKSGAWYAYQGNKIGQGKANASKFLEDNLDVANTIEQEIRNQMLSVKPPVKEAEALEEA
- a CDS encoding CinA family protein, whose translation is MLLYNDQIMLIEALSTQLGTLLADKRKKIVTAESCTGGWVSQSITQVAGSSAWFDRSYVTYSNEAKREMLGVKIRTLNKYGAVSREVVEEMALGAVKKSGADFSVAISGIAGPDGGTDEKPVGTVWLAWNIAGSVDSSLTLLPGARRDVRAAAVTLALQGLLVRIRSWLSEQAQPQGSEKELPESLDETE